Part of the Sphaerochaeta associata genome is shown below.
TGATCGTCTTCATGGAATTCATGCGAATAATTACAGAATGAGATCCACAGCTCGACTCGGAGATGACTTCATTGACTACATCATCAAAGCTGACCGAGTACGAATATTCTGGGTGTTTTCCGCTGAATTGGCTTATCAATATCTCATAGAAAGTTTGTTCCGTATCTCCTTCGAAAATGAACGCAACACCGCTGGAATAGGTTTTCTTCATATTGGCTCAACCCTTGATGAAGTGCTTGAGGATGAGGCTGGACTTGGAATCGCCCGCCATCAAGTCAAACAGGTACTCTCCCACAGAGAGCCCAAGATCTTGGGATGTGCCGACTAAAGATTTTGCTTTGCTTTTGGCAATGTTCTGAAAGGAGGCCAGACCTGTCTCATCGGGGAGGCCGATATAGATTCTCTCCAATTTCAAGTATTGGACAAGATAGGGTGAATGGCTTGTGATGAGAAGGGAGATGTCGCCTAAGTGCTCGTTGAGAAGTTCCAGGGTCTGCTTCAAGAGTCTCGGATGGATGCTGGTCTCCAGTTCCTCAATGCCTATCAGATGGGTATCCGAGTTGCTGGAAAACAGTATGGTCATGATCCAGAACAGGCGCTTGGTCCCTGCTGACAACATGGTGATGTCCATAGGCTGGTTCATATGTTTGTTTGTCACAAAGATCTTTTGGATTTCATTTTTCCATTTGAATGGGGGGACTTCTTTATCGTTGCTTTGAAGCCCCTCTCCATTCTTCATGGAGAACATCTTGATCAATCCTTGAGGGGCATCGAATCTTGCCTTCACCACTTCCACATCGGTGATCTCAGGGAAGAGTGTTGTGATGGCTTCCTTGAACAAAGAAAATCTTTCTGGATTGGTTTCCTTGAGAGCGTTGAGCAGTTTAGGGATATCGTTGGTGTAAGAGAGAGGAATGCCCGGCTCATCCAGTTCGAATGGAACATCCTGATAGTGAGTATCCATATCCAGGGATGAGCATGTCTTGAACGAGAGATGCTTGATGCGATCGAGCACAAGAGTGTAAGCGATGTCATCGATGGAAGACAGGGTGTCGACCGCCAACTGATAATCACCAAGGGTGATGTTCCTGAAGGCGTTTGTGGATTTTGCTTTCCGGTAGTGGCCTTCATTTCGCTTCAGATACCTTGTATATTTGACACTCTCGCTTTCTCTCATTTCCAGCCATTCATCGGTAATCCGTTGGCCTGATGCATCATCTCGCATCCATATGAATGAGAAACCATACCGGACATATTGGTATTCCCCCAATGAAGGTTCATGGAACTCAACCTCAAAGAAGAACGGATCATCCGCGGAGTTCGGGTTCAATGGAATCCCTTTCTTCCAAGAAGTCATCTTCTTTCGGCTTTTCTCCCCGGCACTCAAGAACGTCAATGCAAAGTCAATTCCCTGGAGAAAATTGGATTTACCATAATTATTCGGTGAAACCAGCGCGATTATGCGATCGACCTCGATTCTTGTCTGTTTCAGATTCTTGAATCCACCTATGGATATGCTTTTTATTTTCATTCTACAGTCTCACCTTCAAATATCGTTTTCAACCTATATATGTATTTTAATACCAAAAAGTAACAAAATCAAACAATTTATCAAACGAGATGCAGTAAATAGTTATACTCGTCTGATTTTATACTCAAAACGATTGAAGAAGAACAAGAGCTCAACTTCCTGGCCAACTATGACACCACCAAACAGGCGGTTCGAGACTTCTACAAGCAGGTATAACAGATTTGTCAGAGGAACTTCCAAGCAGCCCAAGTGAGGGTGTGTTTGTAGCGATACTTGAAAGGATGAGTAAATGGATAATGCAACCGTACCTGTTTTATTTCATATGAATGCAGAGCTGGCGTTCAATTTTGAGAAAGCTTGTCAGGAACTGGGTTTGACTACTTCCGAGGCATTCACGATTTTTGCAACCAAAGTAGCAAGGGAGAGACGCATTCCCTTCGAGGTTGCGGTCGATCCATTCTATAGCAAACAGAATATTGCTCGGCTTAAGAAATCCATAGCGCAGATGGAAGCCACCGGCGATGCAGTTGGCGAAGTGGATGTACGTGATGCTCTTTGTTGAAGCTTGTATGTGTCTACCCAAAGAAGGCACGCTAGTCATCCTGGTAAATGAGTAGCCCGCCACTTATTCAATGTATTACTACAACAAACAGATGTGGACGGGCATTGATGTGTGAAGGGTACCGTGCATCCACAGTTCTGTCTACCTAAAGTTGGCTGACACTTGCTTACCACTGGCCCGAATATGATTTCTCCCAATCATCCCTCAAATGGTGTATTCCTGCCTGTTTGTGATATGTGGTTTAATGAGGAGAAGACCAGGGGAGAGGATCCCTGAAGGAGAAATGAAGAGGAAGCCCTTTGTCTTTGTTGGCACACAGCAAAGACTTCCCCTTCATCAAAAACACCATAGAAACAGTACCATCGAAGCGGCTTAGGTTCAAGAGCAATACAATCCATCCTTGAGAAAGGGCAACCATCGCTCATGAACATACAGGAGAAGGTTGCATACATTCGCCCTTGTCCGATGTAATCTCACCCCGCACACCTCAGCGTCGGCTTTTCTTCAAGGCGTTCGCATTGATGGGAATGGCGGCAGGAATTTCCGCCTTGATTGATAAATCACCCATGCGATAAACCATCGAATCGGAGTTCGTTTTATCTTTTCTGAACTCCGACGGAGTCGTGCAATACTGCTCCCTGAAACGGTGATAGAAGTAACTGAGGGATTCAAAACCGCAATCCTGACTGATCTCGATGATCGGAATATCGGTTGTGACAAGCAGCATGGCCGCATGCTCCAAGCGGATGCCGTTCACCAGTTGCGATGGTGTTTTCCCCAGGTACTTCTTGCAAGCTCTCGAAACATACTCCGGGCTCTTGCCCGATAGTTTATACAACGTCGGAAGGCCTTTGGTGAAATTCTCTTTGGTCAGCATCTGCAGCGAAAGCAATTTAAGCCACTGTGGGATGGAAGCAGAAGTTTTTTGCACCTGCTGAAGCGGAAAATACTTGGTAAGAAGATTGAAAATGGCAATCCGGTACATCGTATCGCTTTTTTCCTTGAGGATCTTCTTATACAGGATGAGCTGCTCGAAATCCCGGATAAGTGAAGACAAATCACGATAATCCAAACTGACGCAGGGAGGGGTTTGGGAGTGGCACAGCCGCTCTGCATCGTAATTGCTCCCAAGAAAAGCGAACAGGTTGGAGATGATCTGCTCGGGAATGATGATGTTGATGATCCGAAAATCCTCGGATGCCTCGACATAGCAGTGCACATCGTCCGGGCGGACAAAACACAGGCACCCTGCGTACAAGGGGAGCCGGAGATTATTTACCTGATGGATTGCATTGCCCCGGTCGACCAGGAAAATCTCGTAAAAGTCATGAGAATGCAAAAATTTAAGTTGTTTCTTGTCAAAGATGTATGAGGCGTACCCTCTCCCGGGAAAATGAATGAATGAAGGAAACTGCTGAATGTAAGGGTAATAATACCAAACTAAGTGCTAAATATAAGGGTAAAAAATGTAAGTAGAGTGAGAAAATAATGGGTAAAAAAGACGAGTTGTTGCTTATTCTCTCTGTATCGAGTACCTCAGCTCAACCATGTTCTTTCCCGGTTGCTGCACTGAGGTAAGCTGCAAGACCGGACTCAGCACCCTTCTGGGAAACAAAGGCTTCCCGCTTCCAAGCGTAGCCGAACCAATCTGAATAATGAGCTCGTCGAGCAGGCCAGCGTCATGGAATTGTCCGGCAAGGTCTCCACCGCCGACAATCCAAATGTTCTTTTCTCCAGCAATGTTGCGCATAGCCTCATGTACTGCTCGTACATCGCCCTGTACAAAGTGAATATCGGCACCCTCAACTGTTGGAAGTGTTCGGGTGGTGAATACCCATACCGGTTGTGTGTAGGGCCAAGCTTCTCCGGTTTCCTCGCGTACCTGCTCGATATTGTCAAGCATCCACTCATAGGTGGAGGAGCCCATCGCCAAGGCTCCCACCTCGGCAATAAAGGCCGGATAGCTGCTGCTGTCCAACTCTCCTAGTGGGAACAACCACGCAAGGGAGTCGTCTTCAGTGGCGAGAAAGCCATCGAGGGTTGCAGCGGTATAGTACTGGGTTTTCATCACAGAGGTTCCTCCCTGATTCTTTTCTTCTACTATAGCGAAGCATGGCATCACGAGCCAATCTTTCATCCTGATGATTTGAGTAGTATCATTATTCCATGGACGAAGCCTTGCTCCAGTTCTTCACCTCGCTCGACCGCTCCCTCTTTCTGGGTATGCAGTACAAAGGCCTTGCAAAGCTTGATAGGCCTTTGCCTATAGGGCTGGGACAGACGATCAGTCAACCAAGCCTTGTCCTGTATATGACACAACAGCTTGATCTCAAGAAAAACCAAAAGGTACTTGAGATTGGTACCGGAAGCGGATACCAAAGTGCATTTCTCGCTGAGTTCTGTGCTGAGCTCTATACCGTTGAGCTGCTTGCAGAGCTGCAGAAGCAGGCAAAAGAACGTCTTCGTGGATTAGGCTACCACAACATCCACTACAAGGTTGGAGACGGGAGCCTCGGCTGGGCCGAGCATGCTCCCTATGACCGGATCATGGTGACTGCTGCTGCCAAACGGATGCCGCTTCCTTTGATTGAGCAACTTGCTCCCGGAGGCATCATGATCATCCCTGTAGGTCCCTTGGGTTGGCAGGAATTGATGCAGGTCACCAAAGACAGTGAAGGCAACATAGAGCAGAAAAAGCTGCTGGATGTTGCCTTTGTGGAGTTGGTCGGCAAGTATAGCTGATTGTTCTTGCTACTTTTCTTCGTTCCACATCGTTGCTGTCGCCAAGGCAAACATGGCCACATTGCCCTTGTTGATCGAACCCGGTGCCAGATAGACAAACAGCTTGGGGTACACCAGAAGGCCGACTACTCCGACAAGCAGAAAGGCCAAGGGATTGAGCAGTGCCGTCCAGCGTTTGAACACGCTCTTGCCCCCGATGATGTGGATGAACAACAACAGGGGAGCTATGACCCAGGTGACCAGGTAATGGACAAGAAATACCGGCAGGATGGTTTTTGTCAGTGTCCCCTCGATAAATCCAACCAGAGCTTCGTGACGTAATCCGTTTTGCATGCCAAAGCGGTAGATGAATGGGTTGATGCTCATCACTCCATGGATGAAGGGAGAGCCCATCACCGTTCCGAAAGAGAAGAGGATGAAAATAAGTATGCCCAGGGTTTTATTAGTCTTGCTCACCGCCTTGTAGACCAACCAAAAGCCCATGAGGTAGAAGGGTATTGCGAACATGCAGAAGTACATGGAAACGGTAAAGCGCCAGGGGGGCATTTCCAGCCATGCGGTCTCTACAATCGATGAAGAGACTCCGTACTCCTTGTGAAATTCCAAAAGATAATCAGCAGCGGTAAGCAATACTGCTGCGATGATTGCGCTGATACCCATGAAGCGATTGAGTTTTGTTGTTCCTGGCATGAGTTTCGTTGTATGCCTGTACAAGGAATCTGTCAAGTTCTCTTCTCTCATGGTATGCTTGCCTTTAAGCCGATGATTACCCTACGACCAGCTGAGACCAAGGACGTTGAAATACTATGGACGCTCCAAAAAGAAGCGTTCCTCCCATTATGGGAAAGACATCACGATGCAGGCAATCCGTACCTGCGTGGGCCTGAGGACATAAGGACGAGGCTTTTCTCCCCTCAATATCATTGCTTCTGTATTCTTGACGATGCTCAGATTATCGGAGGCATCCTCTATGCAACCATGACCAATGAAATAGAGCGTGAGTACTATCTGCAGAGACTTTTTATCGCCCCTGAGAGGCAGAACCAAGGTATTGGTCGCAAGGCGATAGCACTGTGCGAGCATGAGCTTGCAGATGCAACGCTTTTCTCCGTTGAGTTCCCTCAGGATTTGGAAAAGAATCGTACTTGCTATACCAAAGCTGGATTCAAGGATACCGGCAGACGTGTGAAAACTGAAGAGGGAATTGTACTCGCAAGATTTGAGAAACGAATTATCCATCCTTGCTCTGGCACGTGAGAAATACCCGTGGTATGCTCGCTTTCGGAGGTGTTTCATGATAGGTATTCGAACGATGGAAGAGCAGGATATCAGTGCTGTCCGCTCTCTGATCCTGCAACTGGCTTCCAATTTGGGTGAAGAGTTTGATCTTGATCATGCACACTATCTGCTGCAGTACCAAGCGATGCAGCGATACCCCGATATCTACCAGAACTATGTCTATAGCTTTGAGGGCGAGGTGGTGGGTTTCCTCTCCTTGGTGTTCTACCGTTCGTTCTTCCACAAGAAAGGTACAGTCTTGGTCAACGAACTGGTGGTGAGCCAGGAATATCGGAATCAGAAGATAGGCAAGGCATTGATCGAGTACGCGATGCAGGTGGCGCGAGAGCTGGGTTTCAATGAGATTGAAGTCGGGGTGATGAAAGAGAACACCCGAGCCCTTGCATTCTACCGCCACAATGGATTCGACGAGGAGTACCTGCTGCTGGGAAGGGAGTTTTCAACCAGGGAAGCTAAGTGACTCCGACCTTGGTGATGAGTGTTCAGACCATTACGCTTACATGACAAGGAATAAATCATCAAGATTGACGAGTATGACCCCTTCATTTTGAGCTCTGGTCGTCACCGATTCAGAAAAACCTGATTTGCTGAACAGATAATAGAATCGATGCTCGGCTTTGGTGTGAATTTCGGTAGCACGCATGAAATCATTGTATTCATCCATGGCAAAGGGCTTGTTTCGGAATTTGCATTCACAAAATATGGCATTCTGATGATGTTTGTCCCAAGCGAGGATATCGATGTCATTCTCCTTCTTCGTCCTCGGATCGCTTCCCCACCATCTACCGATAGTATGGGGTATGAAGGGAAGTTTCTTGAGTTTTGCGAGCCTGACCAGGTATTCTGTGCAAATTTTCTCAAAAATTCCGCCCATATAAAGCGGGAGCTGTTCCATGATTTCTTGGGCTGATTCATTTTCTCCGAGTAACTCATAATAGCTTCTATTCGAGAAGATGAAATGATACCAGAACATAAAGAAGTTGTCGGAAATCATATAGATGCTCTTTTTGCTCGATGCCTTCTCACCTGAAGGAGTAATTTTCTCAATCAGCTTCATGGTTTTGAGTGTTCCGATATACTTGGAACATTTCGATTGTTCTTCATGAATTTTTTGTGCAATATCATTGAGACGGCTCGAACCAGTTGCAATAGCCTCGAAAATGCTGTTGTAGACAGCAGGCTCTCGAAGTTCCATTTTTAATAAGTTTTGCGTCTCATCTTTCAAGAACGAGCCCATACTGAGGATGTTCTGCGCTATGTTTTGTGCCAAGGGTGATGCATCACTAAAGGCTTGAAGGT
Proteins encoded:
- a CDS encoding AAA family ATPase, which codes for MKIKSISIGGFKNLKQTRIEVDRIIALVSPNNYGKSNFLQGIDFALTFLSAGEKSRKKMTSWKKGIPLNPNSADDPFFFEVEFHEPSLGEYQYVRYGFSFIWMRDDASGQRITDEWLEMRESESVKYTRYLKRNEGHYRKAKSTNAFRNITLGDYQLAVDTLSSIDDIAYTLVLDRIKHLSFKTCSSLDMDTHYQDVPFELDEPGIPLSYTNDIPKLLNALKETNPERFSLFKEAITTLFPEITDVEVVKARFDAPQGLIKMFSMKNGEGLQSNDKEVPPFKWKNEIQKIFVTNKHMNQPMDITMLSAGTKRLFWIMTILFSSNSDTHLIGIEELETSIHPRLLKQTLELLNEHLGDISLLITSHSPYLVQYLKLERIYIGLPDETGLASFQNIAKSKAKSLVGTSQDLGLSVGEYLFDLMAGDSKSSLILKHFIKG
- a CDS encoding type II toxin-antitoxin system RelB/DinJ family antitoxin; this encodes MDNATVPVLFHMNAELAFNFEKACQELGLTTSEAFTIFATKVARERRIPFEVAVDPFYSKQNIARLKKSIAQMEATGDAVGEVDVRDALC
- a CDS encoding helix-turn-helix transcriptional regulator, translating into MHSHDFYEIFLVDRGNAIHQVNNLRLPLYAGCLCFVRPDDVHCYVEASEDFRIINIIIPEQIISNLFAFLGSNYDAERLCHSQTPPCVSLDYRDLSSLIRDFEQLILYKKILKEKSDTMYRIAIFNLLTKYFPLQQVQKTSASIPQWLKLLSLQMLTKENFTKGLPTLYKLSGKSPEYVSRACKKYLGKTPSQLVNGIRLEHAAMLLVTTDIPIIEISQDCGFESLSYFYHRFREQYCTTPSEFRKDKTNSDSMVYRMGDLSIKAEIPAAIPINANALKKSRR
- a CDS encoding dihydrofolate reductase family protein — translated: MKTQYYTAATLDGFLATEDDSLAWLFPLGELDSSSYPAFIAEVGALAMGSSTYEWMLDNIEQVREETGEAWPYTQPVWVFTTRTLPTVEGADIHFVQGDVRAVHEAMRNIAGEKNIWIVGGGDLAGQFHDAGLLDELIIQIGSATLGSGKPLFPRRVLSPVLQLTSVQQPGKNMVELRYSIQRE
- a CDS encoding protein-L-isoaspartate(D-aspartate) O-methyltransferase, which gives rise to MDEALLQFFTSLDRSLFLGMQYKGLAKLDRPLPIGLGQTISQPSLVLYMTQQLDLKKNQKVLEIGTGSGYQSAFLAEFCAELYTVELLAELQKQAKERLRGLGYHNIHYKVGDGSLGWAEHAPYDRIMVTAAAKRMPLPLIEQLAPGGIMIIPVGPLGWQELMQVTKDSEGNIEQKKLLDVAFVELVGKYS
- a CDS encoding DUF6796 family protein encodes the protein MPGTTKLNRFMGISAIIAAVLLTAADYLLEFHKEYGVSSSIVETAWLEMPPWRFTVSMYFCMFAIPFYLMGFWLVYKAVSKTNKTLGILIFILFSFGTVMGSPFIHGVMSINPFIYRFGMQNGLRHEALVGFIEGTLTKTILPVFLVHYLVTWVIAPLLLFIHIIGGKSVFKRWTALLNPLAFLLVGVVGLLVYPKLFVYLAPGSINKGNVAMFALATATMWNEEK
- a CDS encoding GNAT family N-acetyltransferase — translated: MITLRPAETKDVEILWTLQKEAFLPLWERHHDAGNPYLRGPEDIRTRLFSPQYHCFCILDDAQIIGGILYATMTNEIEREYYLQRLFIAPERQNQGIGRKAIALCEHELADATLFSVEFPQDLEKNRTCYTKAGFKDTGRRVKTEEGIVLARFEKRIIHPCSGT
- a CDS encoding GNAT family N-acetyltransferase, coding for MIGIRTMEEQDISAVRSLILQLASNLGEEFDLDHAHYLLQYQAMQRYPDIYQNYVYSFEGEVVGFLSLVFYRSFFHKKGTVLVNELVVSQEYRNQKIGKALIEYAMQVARELGFNEIEVGVMKENTRALAFYRHNGFDEEYLLLGREFSTREAK
- a CDS encoding ATP-binding protein; this translates as MFIGREKELSLLETLHSSSKFAYLVLYGRRRIGKTSLLKEFSKSHSVIFYSAQAKNDSLNLADFSKTLQMYFTGTTFGTFSDWKAAFTYITSQVSEKRITLIIDEFPFIAEVNPTIKSILQHTIDHQWKEKNLFLILCGSSVSFMETEVMGSKSPLYGRSTSNLELQSFDYLQSAAFFPNYSNEEKLLSYGILGGIPCYLQAFSDASPLAQNIAQNILSMGSFLKDETQNLLKMELREPAVYNSIFEAIATGSSRLNDIAQKIHEEQSKCSKYIGTLKTMKLIEKITPSGEKASSKKSIYMISDNFFMFWYHFIFSNRSYYELLGENESAQEIMEQLPLYMGGIFEKICTEYLVRLAKLKKLPFIPHTIGRWWGSDPRTKKENDIDILAWDKHHQNAIFCECKFRNKPFAMDEYNDFMRATEIHTKAEHRFYYLFSKSGFSESVTTRAQNEGVILVNLDDLFLVM